From the Streptomyces sp. KMM 9044 genome, one window contains:
- a CDS encoding LysM peptidoglycan-binding domain-containing protein, with protein MRERRQLAHQHRQRLPTADSSSPPPHGARTAARPTRRLRTGPPGPSRSPSPPRSIQQGQGRGAWPTCSARAGASGSAPGAGSVAAGEAPAKPPKPAEPSPRSPSSNQSTQPKRSVPSKAPAQSPGGARQSSSDGDHTARAGDTLSAVAARHGTTWQQLHAANEAVTGGDPDVILPGQRLVL; from the coding sequence GTGCGAGAGCGGCGACAACTGGCACATCAGCACCGGCAACGGCTACCAACGGCGGACTCCAGTTCTCCGCCTCCACATGGCGCGCGTACGGCGGCACGGCCTACGCGCCGACTGCGGACCGGGCCACCAGGGCCCAGCAGATCGCCGTCGCCACCAAGGTCCATCCAGCAGGGGCAGGGCCGGGGTGCCTGGCCCACCTGCTCGGCACGTGCCGGGGCGTCCGGAAGCGCACCCGGCGCAGGCTCGGTGGCCGCCGGGGAAGCCCCGGCGAAGCCCCCGAAGCCGGCGGAGCCCTCCCCGCGGTCGCCCTCGTCGAACCAGTCCACCCAGCCGAAGCGGTCGGTCCCGTCGAAGGCGCCGGCCCAGTCGCCGGGCGGCGCGCGGCAGAGCTCGTCCGACGGTGACCACACCGCCCGCGCGGGCGACACACTGAGCGCCGTGGCCGCCCGGCACGGCACCACCTGGCAGCAGCTGCACGCCGCCAACGAGGCCGTCACCGGCGGCGACCCCGACGTGATCCTGCCCGGACAGCGTCTCGTGCTCTGA
- a CDS encoding I78 family peptidase inhibitor, with product MAPLPTPSAEPDDSPDAYVGLPAVRAEQLARERGWATVRALPPGAIITMEYRVGRLNFEVRDGTVARSWKG from the coding sequence ATGGCACCCCTTCCGACACCTTCCGCGGAACCCGACGACAGCCCGGACGCCTATGTGGGTCTGCCCGCGGTCCGGGCCGAGCAGCTCGCGCGCGAGCGCGGCTGGGCGACGGTCCGGGCGTTGCCGCCGGGCGCGATCATCACCATGGAGTACCGGGTGGGACGGCTGAACTTCGAGGTGAGGGACGGCACGGTGGCGAGGTCCTGGAAGGGCTGA
- a CDS encoding phosphatase PAP2 family protein, giving the protein MRTERKTTRLDRVFARLDREPERPAHLDVPRMSRHRTVLFGSTLAFYVAIVWAVVITSWLVRLDWQVMFFRPYEQWAELHAFVDYYVVLGQRGPTAVMVAAWLGWRSWRQHTLRPLLALAVSLVLLNVTVGAAKYGMGRLGPHYATEIGSNEMWLGGSIFPSGHTANAVVTWGILAYLASTPWARRWLSALSAVTSLGVGLSTVYIGTHWLSDVLLGWVAGLLILLALPWFEPLIARAEDRIFGRRDHWRDRRRARRGRTAPTAPAVATPVMLKPLTDREGSAAPEPVSASRSAGRPPAYLAPGPHSTRGERTPVTPAGSRRPPHGERHPRGNTPAPRL; this is encoded by the coding sequence GTGCGTACCGAACGGAAGACCACCCGTCTGGACCGGGTGTTCGCGAGGCTGGATCGTGAGCCGGAACGACCGGCCCACCTCGACGTGCCGCGAATGAGCCGGCACCGGACGGTGCTTTTCGGCTCCACCCTGGCCTTCTACGTGGCGATCGTGTGGGCCGTCGTCATCACGTCCTGGCTGGTCCGGCTGGACTGGCAGGTGATGTTCTTCCGTCCGTACGAGCAGTGGGCGGAGCTGCACGCCTTCGTCGACTACTACGTGGTGCTCGGCCAGCGCGGTCCGACCGCGGTGATGGTCGCGGCCTGGCTGGGCTGGCGCTCCTGGCGGCAGCACACTCTGCGTCCGCTGCTCGCGCTCGCGGTCTCCCTGGTGTTGCTCAACGTCACCGTCGGTGCCGCGAAGTACGGCATGGGGCGCCTCGGACCGCACTACGCCACCGAGATCGGCTCCAACGAGATGTGGCTCGGCGGCAGTATATTTCCCAGCGGCCACACCGCGAACGCCGTGGTGACCTGGGGAATCCTGGCCTATCTGGCCTCCACCCCCTGGGCGCGGCGCTGGTTGTCCGCCTTGTCCGCGGTGACCTCGCTCGGCGTCGGGCTCTCCACCGTCTACATCGGCACCCACTGGCTGAGCGATGTCCTGCTCGGCTGGGTGGCGGGGCTGCTGATCCTACTGGCCCTGCCCTGGTTCGAGCCGCTGATCGCCCGTGCCGAGGACCGGATCTTCGGCCGGCGCGACCACTGGCGGGACCGTCGGCGGGCCCGGCGGGGCCGAACGGCACCCACGGCCCCCGCCGTCGCGACACCGGTCATGCTCAAGCCGCTCACCGACCGTGAGGGCAGCGCGGCACCCGAGCCGGTCTCGGCGTCCCGCTCGGCCGGCCGGCCACCCGCCTATCTGGCGCCGGGACCGCACTCGACGCGTGGGGAGCGCACACCGGTCACCCCCGCCGGGAGCCGCCGCCCGCCGCACGGCGAGCGCCATCCGCGCGGCAACACCCCGGCGCCCCGCCTCTGA
- a CDS encoding mannosyltransferase family protein: MTDLETRAAPARPGALHRAVPALLGYTAVRALGLLVLVLWSEARGKSAYTLLTARWDALWYTRVAELGYGYEVRLANGDVHSNLAFFPLLPWLERLVAAVSPLSHADGGFVVAVSASLAAAWGIFAVADHVYGPRAGVGAVLLWAVLPVGIVQSMAYSESLFTALAAWSLYAVLTGRWVTAGVLAALAGLTRPVGLAVVAAVWAAGVASFLHERRTREDEQRSFGGSGGAETVDGACFGERAAPEGTTRRVTRAGGALVPPGTPGTGVCRALGLFVAPLGAAGYVLWVGHRTGEGLFGYLEVQAGWRNGFDGGFAFARFTAEKFTSFPSSLAGLGLILGVGLLAWLYMLCVRQRQPLPLLVYAGVVTLLALCASSYFGSKPRLLMPAFPLLLPPALALARLRTPGPALVVGSLAVASAAYGAFWLNGSGPP, encoded by the coding sequence GTGACCGATCTCGAGACGCGTGCCGCACCGGCCCGACCTGGAGCACTGCACAGGGCCGTGCCGGCGCTCCTCGGGTACACCGCCGTGCGCGCCCTGGGCCTCCTCGTCCTGGTCCTGTGGAGCGAGGCACGCGGCAAGAGCGCGTACACCTTGCTCACGGCCCGCTGGGACGCCCTGTGGTACACGAGGGTCGCGGAACTGGGGTACGGCTACGAAGTCCGTCTGGCGAACGGAGACGTGCACTCGAACCTGGCCTTCTTCCCCCTGCTCCCCTGGCTGGAGCGGCTGGTGGCGGCGGTGTCGCCGCTGTCGCACGCGGACGGGGGCTTCGTGGTCGCCGTATCGGCCTCACTCGCCGCGGCCTGGGGGATTTTCGCGGTGGCGGACCATGTGTACGGACCGCGGGCCGGGGTGGGCGCGGTGCTGCTCTGGGCGGTGCTGCCGGTCGGGATCGTCCAGTCGATGGCGTACAGCGAGTCCCTGTTCACGGCGCTCGCCGCATGGTCGCTGTACGCGGTGCTGACCGGGCGCTGGGTGACGGCCGGAGTCCTGGCGGCGCTGGCCGGTCTGACCCGCCCGGTCGGACTGGCGGTGGTCGCGGCCGTCTGGGCGGCGGGCGTCGCCTCCTTCCTGCACGAGCGCCGCACCCGTGAGGACGAGCAACGCTCGTTCGGGGGGAGCGGTGGCGCGGAGACGGTGGACGGCGCGTGTTTCGGGGAACGCGCCGCGCCGGAGGGGACCACCCGGCGCGTGACACGCGCCGGGGGCGCGCTCGTCCCGCCGGGCACCCCCGGGACGGGTGTCTGCCGGGCGCTCGGCCTGTTCGTCGCTCCGCTCGGTGCCGCCGGTTACGTTCTGTGGGTCGGGCACCGGACCGGGGAAGGCCTGTTCGGGTATCTCGAGGTGCAGGCGGGCTGGCGGAACGGGTTCGACGGCGGTTTCGCCTTCGCCCGGTTCACGGCAGAGAAGTTCACGTCGTTTCCGTCGTCCCTGGCGGGACTCGGGCTGATCCTCGGGGTCGGACTGCTGGCCTGGCTGTACATGCTCTGCGTACGGCAGCGCCAGCCGCTCCCGCTGCTGGTGTACGCCGGGGTCGTCACCCTCCTCGCCCTGTGCGCGTCGAGCTACTTCGGCTCGAAACCGCGTCTGCTGATGCCCGCCTTCCCGTTGCTGCTGCCCCCCGCCCTGGCCCTGGCCCGGCTGCGTACGCCCGGGCCGGCTCTGGTGGTGGGGTCCCTCGCGGTGGCCTCCGCGGCGTACGGCGCCTTCTGGCTGAACGGCTCCGGGCCCCCCTGA
- a CDS encoding MFS transporter — protein sequence MSGTTTAAALRRRAAGAGANRWVVLVVLCLSLLLVAVDATVLHVAVPAVTEDLRPGAMELLWIVDAYPLVCASLLILFGTLGDRVGRRRVLLLGYALFGVASALAALADSAPVLIAARALLGVGGAMIMPATLSILRQVFPHRRERALAIGVWSAVAAAGAAVGPLLGGFLLEHFWWGSVFLINIPLMLVSLPVGRILLPESKGDGAGPWDVTGALMAAAGLFAAVLGVKRLGGESAGGLWTVVSLAAGTALLAAFVRRQRRRAHPLVDLRMFARPAFSTSVGCIVLAMLALVGLELIAAQYLQLVLGLSPLETGLRLLPLTFAAMAAGLAGARLLRRFGPRRMVFSGFCLTAAAVLLLTPMGGQDNRVLLLSGFVLLGFGLETTLFGAYESMLSEAPSEQAGGAAAIGETSYQLGAGIGIALLGSVMNAAYAPGLRDVPGVSASESSAARHSLGEAYGVAAQLGGPAGAALRDAARHAFVHGLHVTLLVSAALLLLGAVMALRLPRTMQCEPATAGDASAAVPMDGPARVPADVPAEVADVPAPREAAKSRVSV from the coding sequence ATGTCCGGGACGACCACGGCCGCCGCGCTGCGCCGTCGGGCGGCCGGGGCCGGTGCCAACCGCTGGGTGGTACTCGTCGTCCTCTGCCTCAGCCTGCTGCTCGTCGCCGTCGACGCCACCGTGCTGCACGTGGCGGTCCCCGCCGTCACGGAGGACCTCAGGCCCGGCGCGATGGAACTGCTCTGGATCGTCGACGCCTACCCGCTGGTCTGCGCCTCGCTGCTGATCCTCTTCGGCACCCTGGGCGACCGGGTCGGACGCAGACGCGTCCTCCTGCTCGGCTACGCCCTGTTCGGCGTCGCCTCCGCACTGGCGGCCCTCGCGGACAGCGCGCCGGTGCTGATCGCGGCACGGGCGCTGCTCGGCGTCGGCGGCGCGATGATCATGCCCGCGACGCTGTCGATCCTGCGGCAGGTCTTCCCTCACCGGCGCGAGCGGGCGCTCGCCATCGGTGTCTGGAGCGCGGTCGCCGCGGCGGGCGCGGCCGTCGGGCCGCTGCTCGGCGGTTTCCTGCTCGAGCACTTCTGGTGGGGCTCGGTCTTCCTCATCAACATCCCGCTGATGCTGGTCAGCCTCCCGGTGGGCAGGATCCTGCTGCCCGAGTCGAAGGGGGACGGCGCCGGCCCCTGGGACGTGACGGGCGCGCTGATGGCCGCCGCCGGACTGTTCGCGGCGGTCCTCGGTGTGAAGCGGCTCGGCGGTGAGTCCGCCGGGGGCCTGTGGACCGTGGTGTCGCTGGCCGCGGGCACCGCCCTGCTGGCCGCCTTTGTCCGCAGGCAGCGCCGGCGCGCGCATCCGCTGGTCGACCTGCGGATGTTCGCCCGGCCGGCGTTCAGTACGTCGGTGGGCTGCATCGTGCTGGCGATGCTCGCCCTGGTCGGACTGGAACTGATCGCCGCGCAGTACCTCCAGCTCGTCCTCGGGCTCTCCCCGCTGGAGACCGGACTGCGCCTGCTGCCGCTGACGTTCGCCGCGATGGCGGCGGGGCTGGCCGGCGCGCGGCTGCTGCGCCGGTTCGGACCGCGCCGTATGGTCTTCTCCGGCTTCTGCCTGACGGCCGCCGCGGTGCTGCTGCTGACCCCGATGGGCGGGCAGGACAACCGCGTCCTGCTGCTGAGCGGGTTCGTCCTGCTCGGCTTCGGTCTGGAGACCACCCTGTTCGGGGCGTACGAGTCGATGCTGAGCGAGGCGCCGTCGGAACAGGCGGGCGGGGCCGCCGCCATAGGTGAGACCTCGTACCAACTGGGCGCCGGAATCGGGATCGCGCTCCTCGGCAGCGTCATGAACGCGGCCTACGCGCCCGGCCTCAGGGACGTTCCCGGGGTATCCGCCTCGGAGTCCTCGGCGGCGCGGCACTCGCTGGGCGAGGCCTACGGGGTCGCCGCGCAGCTGGGCGGGCCCGCCGGAGCCGCTCTGAGGGACGCGGCCCGCCACGCCTTCGTGCACGGGCTGCATGTGACCCTGCTGGTCAGCGCGGCCCTGCTGCTGCTCGGGGCCGTCATGGCGCTGCGGCTGCCGCGGACGATGCAGTGCGAGCCGGCGACCGCGGGGGATGCATCCGCCGCGGTGCCCATGGACGGGCCCGCCCGGGTCCCGGCCGATGTCCCCGCCGAGGTGGCCGATGTCCCCGCGCCGAGGGAGGCCGCGAAGTCCCGCGTCTCGGTGTGA